In the genome of Candoia aspera isolate rCanAsp1 chromosome 1, rCanAsp1.hap2, whole genome shotgun sequence, one region contains:
- the RABEP1 gene encoding rab GTPase-binding effector protein 1 isoform X2: MAQPGETPASKSTEEDLKRQNAVLQAAHDDLEQLRKQLTEAQAEMENIKAIATVSENTKQEAIDDVKKQWQEDVASLQAIMKETVREYEGQFHHRLEQERSQWTQYRENLEREIAELRRRLSEGQEEENLENEMKKAQEDAEKLRSVVMPMEKEIATLKEKLTEAEERIKELEASKVKELNHYLEAEKSCRTDLEMYVAVLNTQKSVLQEDAEKLRKELHEVCHLLEQERQQHNQLKHTWQKANDQFLESQRLLMRDMQWMEMVLTSEQLRQVEELKKKDQEDEQQRRLHKRKEEKEKGVDDESKVICSTAHAETLPSFPGEEVHINSTHGSAHSLDTDALLSSGESLKSDNDVFKEGLRRAQSTDSLGTSGSLQAKSLGYNNKAKSAGNLDESDFGPLVGADSMSENFDTASLGSLQMPGGFMLTKDQEKAITAMTPEQEETASLLSSITQSVENAYVSPSGYRLVSETEWNLLQKEVQNAGNKLGRRCDMCSNYEKQLQGIQIQEAETRDQVKKLQMMLRQANDQLEKIIREKQELEEFMKQSSEDSVNQISSLTARAQESDALLNELLQAFSQAKRNVQDQMAVLMQSRELVSEELVRLQKDNESLQGKHCLHVSLQQAEDFILPESGEELRELVLKYREDIISVRTAADHLEEKLKAEILFLKEQIQAEQCLKENIEETLQLEIENCKEEIAAASSLKTELEQIRVDKEQLESTLREKIQQLENLQERKSGLEEQLKKEVATKTNLEQMMFEEKNKAQRLQTELDVSEQVQRDFVKLSQTLQVQLERIRQADSLERIRAILNDTKLTDINQLPET; this comes from the exons aggatcTGAAGAGGCAAAATGCAGTATTGCAGGCAGCACATGATGATCTGGAGCAACTGCGAAAGCAGCTCACGGAAGCACAGGCTGAAATGGAGAATATCAAAGCCATTGCCACAGTGTCTGAAAATACTAAACAGGAAGCTATTGATGATGTAAAGAAGCAATGGCAGGAAGATGTTGCCTCTCTGCAGGCTATAATGAAAG AAACTGTCCGTGAATATGAAGGCCAGTTTCATCACAGACTGGAACAAGAGCGATCTCAGTGGACTCAATATCGAGAGAATCTTGAACGGGAAATAGCAGAGCTGAGGAGGCGACTTTCAGAAGGTCAAGAAGAGGAAAACTTGGAGAATGAAATGAAGAAG GCTCAAGAAGATGCAGAGAAACTTCGTTCAGTTGTGATGCCCATGGAGAAGGAGATAGccactttaaaagaaaaactgactGAGGCTGAAGAAAGAATAAAGGAGCTGGAAGCTTCAAAG GTTAAAGAATTGAATCACTATTTGGAAGCTGAGAAATCCTGTAGAACAGATCTAGAAATGTATGTGGCTGTTTTAAACACTCAAAAGTCAGTTCTGCAAGAAGATGCAGAAAAATTACGGAAAGAACTTCATGAAG TCTGCCATCTATTAGAGCAGGAAAGACAACAGCATAATCAGCTCAAACACACATGGCAGAAGGCCAATGACCAGTTTTTAGAGTCACAGCGTTTACTGATGAGGGACATGCAATGGATGGAAATGGTGTTGACCTCAGAACAGCTACGGCAAGTTGAAGAACTAAAGAAGAAAGACCAG GAGGATGAACAGCAAAGAAGACTgcataaaaggaaagaagagaaagagaaaggcgtTGATGATGAATCAAAAGTAATATGCTCTACAGCTCATGCAGAAACCCTTCCGTCGTTCCCTGGTGAAGAG GTGCACATTAACAGCACTCACGGTTCAGCCCATTCGCTCGACACAGATGCGTTGCTGTCTTCAGGAGAGTCTCTCAAGTCGGACAATGACGTGTTTAAAGAGGGGCTGCGTAGAGCTCAGTCAACAGACAGTTTGGGAACATCAGGATCTTTACAAGCCAAAAGTCTGGGCTACAACAATAAAGCTAAATCGGCTGGGAACCTTGATGAATCTGACTTTGGGCCACTAGTTGGGGCAGACTCGATGTCAGAGAACTTTGACACTGCCTCCCTGGGTTCTCTGCAAATGCCTGGTGGGTTTATGCTAACCAAAGACCAGGAAAAAGCAATCACAGCAATGACCCCAGAGCAGGAGGAAACGGCATCCCTTCTCTCCAGCATCACCCAGAGTGTAGAAAATGCTTATGTGTCTCCTAGCGGTTACCGTTTAGTTAGTGAAACAGAATGGAATCTCCTTCAGAAAGAG GTGCAGAATGCTGGGAACAAGCTGGGAAGGCGTTGTGATATGTGTTCAAATTATGAAAAGCAATTGCAAGGCATCCAGATTCAGGAGGCTGAAACAAGGGATCAG GTGAAGAAACTTCAGATGATGTTGAGGCAGGCCAATGACCAACTAGAAAAAATAATACGAGAGAAACAGGAGCTGGAGGAATTTATGAAACAAAGCAGTGAAGACTCAGTAAATCAG ATCTCATCACTTACTGCTAGAGCTCAGGAATCTGATGCCTTACTTAATGAATTATTGCAGGCATTTTCTCAAGCTAAAAGAAATGTCCAAGATCAAATG GCTGTCCTGATGCAGTCCCGAGAGCTTGTTTCAGAGGAATTGGTGAGGCTGCAGAAAGACAACGAAAGCCTTCAAGGGAAACACTGTCTGCATGTGTCTTTGCAACAAGCTGAGGATTTTATCCTTCCAGAATCTGGAGAG GAACTCCGTGAACTGGTCCTCAAGTACCGTGAAGACATCATTAGTGTACGGACAGCCGCTGATCATCTGGAAGAAAAACTGAAggcagaaattttatttttaaaagaacagattCAAGCAGAACAATGTTTAAAGGAGAACATAGAAGAGACTCTGCAGCTGGAAATAGAGAATTGCAAAGAGGAAATTG CTGCTGCATCCAGTCTAAAAACAGAGTTGGAGCAAATAAGGGTTGATAAAGAGCAG TTGGAATCCACCTTGAGAGAAAAAATACAGCAGTTGGAAAACCTTCAGGAGAGAAAAAGTGGTCTTGAAGAGCAGCTAAAGAAGGAAGTTGCCACAAAG ACTAACCTAGAGCAAATGATGTTCGAGGAGAAGAACAAAGCTCAGCGGCTTCAGACGGAATTGGATGTCAGTGAGCAAGTACAGAGAGATTTCGTTAAGCTTTCTCAGACCCTTCAG GTCCAGTTAGAACGGATCCGGCAGGCAGATTCCCTGGAGAGAATTCGTGCAATCCTCAATGATACAAAACTGACTGACATTAATCAGCTACCTGAAACATGA
- the RABEP1 gene encoding rab GTPase-binding effector protein 1 isoform X1 translates to MAQPGETPASKSTEALLQRVAELEKVNAEFLRTKQNLEQEFNQKRAKFKELYLAKEEDLKRQNAVLQAAHDDLEQLRKQLTEAQAEMENIKAIATVSENTKQEAIDDVKKQWQEDVASLQAIMKETVREYEGQFHHRLEQERSQWTQYRENLEREIAELRRRLSEGQEEENLENEMKKAQEDAEKLRSVVMPMEKEIATLKEKLTEAEERIKELEASKVKELNHYLEAEKSCRTDLEMYVAVLNTQKSVLQEDAEKLRKELHEVCHLLEQERQQHNQLKHTWQKANDQFLESQRLLMRDMQWMEMVLTSEQLRQVEELKKKDQEDEQQRRLHKRKEEKEKGVDDESKVICSTAHAETLPSFPGEEVHINSTHGSAHSLDTDALLSSGESLKSDNDVFKEGLRRAQSTDSLGTSGSLQAKSLGYNNKAKSAGNLDESDFGPLVGADSMSENFDTASLGSLQMPGGFMLTKDQEKAITAMTPEQEETASLLSSITQSVENAYVSPSGYRLVSETEWNLLQKEVQNAGNKLGRRCDMCSNYEKQLQGIQIQEAETRDQVKKLQMMLRQANDQLEKIIREKQELEEFMKQSSEDSVNQISSLTARAQESDALLNELLQAFSQAKRNVQDQMAVLMQSRELVSEELVRLQKDNESLQGKHCLHVSLQQAEDFILPESGEELRELVLKYREDIISVRTAADHLEEKLKAEILFLKEQIQAEQCLKENIEETLQLEIENCKEEIAAASSLKTELEQIRVDKEQLESTLREKIQQLENLQERKSGLEEQLKKEVATKTNLEQMMFEEKNKAQRLQTELDVSEQVQRDFVKLSQTLQVQLERIRQADSLERIRAILNDTKLTDINQLPET, encoded by the exons CTCTTCTTCAGCGAGTAGCAGAACTAGAGAAAGTCAATGCTGAATTTCTACGTACAAAACAGAATCTTGAGCAAGAATTTAATCAAAAGAGAGCCAAGTTCAAAGAACTGTATTTGGCTAAAGAAG aggatcTGAAGAGGCAAAATGCAGTATTGCAGGCAGCACATGATGATCTGGAGCAACTGCGAAAGCAGCTCACGGAAGCACAGGCTGAAATGGAGAATATCAAAGCCATTGCCACAGTGTCTGAAAATACTAAACAGGAAGCTATTGATGATGTAAAGAAGCAATGGCAGGAAGATGTTGCCTCTCTGCAGGCTATAATGAAAG AAACTGTCCGTGAATATGAAGGCCAGTTTCATCACAGACTGGAACAAGAGCGATCTCAGTGGACTCAATATCGAGAGAATCTTGAACGGGAAATAGCAGAGCTGAGGAGGCGACTTTCAGAAGGTCAAGAAGAGGAAAACTTGGAGAATGAAATGAAGAAG GCTCAAGAAGATGCAGAGAAACTTCGTTCAGTTGTGATGCCCATGGAGAAGGAGATAGccactttaaaagaaaaactgactGAGGCTGAAGAAAGAATAAAGGAGCTGGAAGCTTCAAAG GTTAAAGAATTGAATCACTATTTGGAAGCTGAGAAATCCTGTAGAACAGATCTAGAAATGTATGTGGCTGTTTTAAACACTCAAAAGTCAGTTCTGCAAGAAGATGCAGAAAAATTACGGAAAGAACTTCATGAAG TCTGCCATCTATTAGAGCAGGAAAGACAACAGCATAATCAGCTCAAACACACATGGCAGAAGGCCAATGACCAGTTTTTAGAGTCACAGCGTTTACTGATGAGGGACATGCAATGGATGGAAATGGTGTTGACCTCAGAACAGCTACGGCAAGTTGAAGAACTAAAGAAGAAAGACCAG GAGGATGAACAGCAAAGAAGACTgcataaaaggaaagaagagaaagagaaaggcgtTGATGATGAATCAAAAGTAATATGCTCTACAGCTCATGCAGAAACCCTTCCGTCGTTCCCTGGTGAAGAG GTGCACATTAACAGCACTCACGGTTCAGCCCATTCGCTCGACACAGATGCGTTGCTGTCTTCAGGAGAGTCTCTCAAGTCGGACAATGACGTGTTTAAAGAGGGGCTGCGTAGAGCTCAGTCAACAGACAGTTTGGGAACATCAGGATCTTTACAAGCCAAAAGTCTGGGCTACAACAATAAAGCTAAATCGGCTGGGAACCTTGATGAATCTGACTTTGGGCCACTAGTTGGGGCAGACTCGATGTCAGAGAACTTTGACACTGCCTCCCTGGGTTCTCTGCAAATGCCTGGTGGGTTTATGCTAACCAAAGACCAGGAAAAAGCAATCACAGCAATGACCCCAGAGCAGGAGGAAACGGCATCCCTTCTCTCCAGCATCACCCAGAGTGTAGAAAATGCTTATGTGTCTCCTAGCGGTTACCGTTTAGTTAGTGAAACAGAATGGAATCTCCTTCAGAAAGAG GTGCAGAATGCTGGGAACAAGCTGGGAAGGCGTTGTGATATGTGTTCAAATTATGAAAAGCAATTGCAAGGCATCCAGATTCAGGAGGCTGAAACAAGGGATCAG GTGAAGAAACTTCAGATGATGTTGAGGCAGGCCAATGACCAACTAGAAAAAATAATACGAGAGAAACAGGAGCTGGAGGAATTTATGAAACAAAGCAGTGAAGACTCAGTAAATCAG ATCTCATCACTTACTGCTAGAGCTCAGGAATCTGATGCCTTACTTAATGAATTATTGCAGGCATTTTCTCAAGCTAAAAGAAATGTCCAAGATCAAATG GCTGTCCTGATGCAGTCCCGAGAGCTTGTTTCAGAGGAATTGGTGAGGCTGCAGAAAGACAACGAAAGCCTTCAAGGGAAACACTGTCTGCATGTGTCTTTGCAACAAGCTGAGGATTTTATCCTTCCAGAATCTGGAGAG GAACTCCGTGAACTGGTCCTCAAGTACCGTGAAGACATCATTAGTGTACGGACAGCCGCTGATCATCTGGAAGAAAAACTGAAggcagaaattttatttttaaaagaacagattCAAGCAGAACAATGTTTAAAGGAGAACATAGAAGAGACTCTGCAGCTGGAAATAGAGAATTGCAAAGAGGAAATTG CTGCTGCATCCAGTCTAAAAACAGAGTTGGAGCAAATAAGGGTTGATAAAGAGCAG TTGGAATCCACCTTGAGAGAAAAAATACAGCAGTTGGAAAACCTTCAGGAGAGAAAAAGTGGTCTTGAAGAGCAGCTAAAGAAGGAAGTTGCCACAAAG ACTAACCTAGAGCAAATGATGTTCGAGGAGAAGAACAAAGCTCAGCGGCTTCAGACGGAATTGGATGTCAGTGAGCAAGTACAGAGAGATTTCGTTAAGCTTTCTCAGACCCTTCAG GTCCAGTTAGAACGGATCCGGCAGGCAGATTCCCTGGAGAGAATTCGTGCAATCCTCAATGATACAAAACTGACTGACATTAATCAGCTACCTGAAACATGA